Genomic DNA from Streptomyces sp. PCS3-D2:
ACGATGTTGAGGAGGATTTCGCTCGTGCCGCCCTCGATGCTGTTGCCCTTGGCGCGCAGGTAGCGGTAGCCGGCATCGCGGCCGGTGAAGTCGACCAGCTCGGGGCGGCACATGGTCCAGTCCCCGTACAGGAGGCCTTCCTCGCCGAGGAGTTCGACCTCCAGACCGCTGATCTCCTGGTTGAGACGGGCGAAGGTCAGCTTCATGCCCGACCCCTCGGGGCCGGGCTGGCCTGCGGCGAGTTGCTGGCGCAGCCGCTCCCCGGTGAGGCGGGCGACCTCGGCCTCGACCCACAGTTCCAGCAGGCGCTGGTGGAGGGCATGGGTGCGCAGTCCGGGGCGTTCGCGCCAGACCGCGGCAACGGGTGCGATCATGCCGCCTTCGCGGGGGATGCGCATGCCGCCGATGGAGACGCGCTCGTTCATCAGGGTGGTGCGGGCGACCTCCCAGCCCTGGCCGACGGCGCCGAGGCGGTGGGTGTCGGGGATGCGGACGCCGGTGAGGAAGACCTCGTTGAACTCGGCCTCGCCCGTGAGCTGGCGCAGCGGCCGTACCTCGACCCCGGGGTGGTGCATGTCGCAGAGGAAGTAGGTGATGCCCTGGTGTTTGGGCAGCGCGGGGTCGGTGCGCGCGACGAGGATGCCCCAGCGGGCGGTGTGGGCGCTGGAGGTCCACACCTTCTGGCCGTCGACGATCCACTCGCCCGCGCCCTCGTCGAGGACGGCGCGGGTGGCGAGCGCGGCGAGGTCGGATCCCGCGCCGGGCTCGCTGAAGAGCTGGCACCAGACCTCCTCGCCGGCCCACAGGGGGCGCAGGAAGCGACGCTTCTGTTCTTCGGTGCCGTAGGCGAGGATCGTGGGGGCGGCCATGCCGAGGCCGATGCCGATCCGGCGGGGGTCGTTGTCGGGGGCGCCGGCGGCCTCCAGTTCGGCGTCGACGACGGCCTGGAGGGCGCGCGGCGCGGCGAGCCCGCCGAGACCCTCGGGGTAGTGCACCCAGGCGAGTCCGGCGTCGAAGCGGGCGCGGAGGAACTCGGTGCGTCCGGTGCCGGCCGGCGGGTGCGCGGCGAGCAGGTCCCGGGTACGGGCGCGCAGCGCCTC
This window encodes:
- a CDS encoding acyl-CoA dehydrogenase family protein, with the translated sequence MTADAAHTPAEALRARTRDLLAAHPPAGTGRTEFLRARFDAGLAWVHYPEGLGGLAAPRALQAVVDAELEAAGAPDNDPRRIGIGLGMAAPTILAYGTEEQKRRFLRPLWAGEEVWCQLFSEPGAGSDLAALATRAVLDEGAGEWIVDGQKVWTSSAHTARWGILVARTDPALPKHQGITYFLCDMHHPGVEVRPLRQLTGEAEFNEVFLTGVRIPDTHRLGAVGQGWEVARTTLMNERVSIGGMRIPREGGMIAPVAAVWRERPGLRTHALHQRLLELWVEAEVARLTGERLRQQLAAGQPGPEGSGMKLTFARLNQEISGLEVELLGEEGLLYGDWTMCRPELVDFTGRDAGYRYLRAKGNSIEGGTSEILLNIVAERVLGLPPEPRDDKDLAWKDLSR